The Eremothecium gossypii ATCC 10895 chromosome VII, complete sequence nucleotide sequence CGGAAATAGTGGGTGTCGCACCGCTCCCGAAAGCAGGGCTTCCAAACGCACTTGTCGTAGTCGAACCACTCCCGAATGCGCCTGTTGCAGCAGACGCGCTGGCCCCAAACGCTGGCTGCCCAAACGCACCCCCACCAGCTGCCGGTGCAGACCCAAAGGCacctccaccagctgccgGTGTAGACCCAAACAAACCTCCACCAGCTGTCGGCGGAGGCCCAAACGCAGGCTGTCCAAAGGCGCTTGCGGCCATAGTTCCGCCTGTGGAGCCAAACGCCGCCTGTCCGAaagcgccgccgccgccgagcGGAGCAGCCCCGAAGCCGCTACCGCCTGTCAGGTCCAGCTCATGCTCAATAAACGGCTTCGATGGGTACGTACCCTGCTCTCTAAACCGCTTTGtcgccagctgcaggaagCGGGCCCCTTTCTTGGCATTGCTCTTGACGTATGCGACACACTTCTCTATGTCCTTCGCCCGCGCAGCCATCGCCGCGTCATACTGCGCCTTCTTGCCCTGCGCCATCGCTTCCCACCACTGGAACCGGCTCTCCTCCGCCGATAGGTCCCGGCCCTGAATCAGATTCACCGCCGCCACGTCCGTGGGTGCGTAACTCGACAGCAGCGGCCGCGTCTGGAAAAGCGCCACATCCCCCATGTCCGAGCTCACCATGTTGCCCCATCGCTCGAGCGCCCCATCGCTCACGAACTCGCTGTACCGCTCGGCTTCCGACTTGCCGCCACCGCTGCCACTACTCGCTCCGCCACTATGTACATGCGCAAAGTTGCACGCATTGCCCTTATTGCACCGCCCCTGCTGGAAGTACTTACAAGGCTGCTTATTACGGTAGTTGGACATGCTCTCCGCTCCTAAGCGCCTTGTGGTAGATCTCTGCTCTTTCTATACGTAGTTGTTTATCAGTTTTGCTGAGGCAGTTTTTGTGAAATATTGGATATGTCTTCAACCTGTTACTATCTTATAGTGGAAGGGGGGGAAGGTTGGGACAATGATATGTATCAACTGCTGTTGCCATGTAGAGTCATTGTATGTTGCGTATCCTGGCGACCACATCCGACTGACTGACTGCTGGCAATGCGGTGAGGTGGTGGACCGGTATGTTGAGTTCGACAATGTGCTGCTCTTCATCGATCTGCTGTTGCTGAAACCGGGAGCATACCGCCACCTAGTCTACAACTCGCTGGAGGTTGATATGCGGCGATACCCCGAGCACGGGACGCGCGAGAGCGGGTTCCGGGGCTATGTGCAGGACTGGCTTCTGTGGTTCCGCAAGTACGATCGGTTGAACCGGATATGGCTGCTACTGATCACGTTTGAGGTGTACCTGATGTGGATGACGGAGGAGAAAAAGTACAACAACTACTACCGGGAGCCGGCGACGCAGTACGGGTGGCACCTGCTGACCGGGGACGTGCTGAGCCTGCAAaacccgctgctgcagtaCCTGTTCTTCGCAGTGTACGTGATCGGGGACCTCGCGTTACTGCACAAACTGACTCGCGAAAGCCTGTTGAATTGGTCGCAGTGGGGGCAAGACCTGCGGTATGCGAAGGACATTGTGTCCTACACCATCCTACTGTCGTACGGGGCCAAGATATTCCCGATCTTGATGCTGATCTGGCCGTACGACAGTTTGGTTTCGACCAGCATCATCAAGTGGATTGCCAACTTCTACATTGTGGAGTCGCTGCGGATTGTAACGAGCAAGTCGTACTCATACATCATTTTGTTGTTTGCAGGGATCTTTATTGTGCGCAGTGTGGTTCTGAAGCCTGTGCTTGCACTGATAGTCTCGCGGGGAAACATGTTGCAGGCCCAGCGGTACCTATGGGGGGAATATGAGTTATTTAAGTTTCGCTTCTTGACGAAGAGAGACATCTTCCTATAAAGAGGATTAATTGTATTATATAATGGTGCACGCTAAACTACACGGCGTCGGCCGCAGATTTAGTCTAGCATGGGGCCCTGCAAGGGTGACACAAGATGCGGATACTCGAAGTTCTCGCATTCGGCCAGTTCGCATGAACCGTTGCTGTCGCGCTCGTGTTCTCTGACCGAGCTGAGTGCGATGAACTGCGACAATGGCAGGTAGTTCTTTTCAAAGTCCCAGAGGAAGCTTATCGTTATAAGTGGTAGAGGGGCCAAGCAGGAAGACAGGATCCAACCGCCTTGGAAACCTGCTAAAGTGCCCGCCATTGTTAGTTGGAATATTAAAAGGCCCATGATGACTCGCCGGTAGACCAGGGGCCACACTTTCCCTGTGGAGTGGGGAAGGTGGTCAGTGGCATATATGAGTTGGTATTTGTACACGTAGTACCCCACAATGAAATACGCCAAACCGGAAGCCAAGATCTTGGTACTCATGACACTGTAGATTAT carries:
- the NUP42 gene encoding FG-nucleoporin NUP42 (Syntenic homolog of Saccharomyces cerevisiae YDR192C (NUP42)) produces the protein MSNYRNKQPCKYFQQGRCNKGNACNFAHVHSGGASSGSGGGKSEAERYSEFVSDGALERWGNMVSSDMGDVALFQTRPLLSSYAPTDVAAVNLIQGRDLSAEESRFQWWEAMAQGKKAQYDAAMAARAKDIEKCVAYVKSNAKKGARFLQLATKRFREQGTYPSKPFIEHELDLTGGSGFGAAPLGGGGAFGQAAFGSTGGTMAASAFGQPAFGPPPTAGGGLFGSTPAAGGGAFGSAPAAGGGAFGQPAFGASASAATGAFGSGSTTTSAFGSPAFGSGATPTISGAFGKPAFGTAGSGATGAFGKPSFGTGATTSPFGTFGAQTAVNAAPATTSNAFGQPAFGSAGFGAQPTPAFGTGALPAKPFGFGATASTSTTTAVPFGANSSGMGGTTSAFGQPPGAAKTGSTFGSAPASASIGFGGKVPSQQALSPFTQQAIGSSSSPFGGAGTTNTPFGSPQQPFGSAKTVQSTGTTRPVQGLPTADDKITEDELPREILDAFKAERFTLGHIPGVAPPLTLIH
- the ARV1 gene encoding sterol homeostasis protein ARV1 (Syntenic homolog of Saccharomyces cerevisiae YLR242C (ARV1)), which codes for MICINCCCHVESLYVAYPGDHIRLTDCWQCGEVVDRYVEFDNVLLFIDLLLLKPGAYRHLVYNSLEVDMRRYPEHGTRESGFRGYVQDWLLWFRKYDRLNRIWLLLITFEVYLMWMTEEKKYNNYYREPATQYGWHLLTGDVLSLQNPLLQYLFFAVYVIGDLALLHKLTRESLLNWSQWGQDLRYAKDIVSYTILLSYGAKIFPILMLIWPYDSLVSTSIIKWIANFYIVESLRIVTSKSYSYIILLFAGIFIVRSVVLKPVLALIVSRGNMLQAQRYLWGEYELFKFRFLTKRDIFL